The Rhodocyclaceae bacterium genome includes a window with the following:
- a CDS encoding tripartite tricarboxylate transporter substrate binding protein BugD, whose protein sequence is MKLKTAAWSVGLPLCLLSAASSGQEYPTRPVSVIVPFAAGGPTDTMARLLAQQFQASFKQTVVVENAPGAGGTIGVNKVVRATPDGYTVLLMHIGMSTAPALYKRLPFDPLKDLEPIGQVADVPMTLLTRANLPVTGLKDLITYLKGNRDKTTIANAGLGAASHLCGLLFMSSIGIDLTTVAYKGTAPAMSDLLGGQVDVLCDQTSNTVSQIKAGKVRAIGVTSPKRLAQLPDVPTLAEQGLSGFELNVWHGLYAPRGTPRPVLERLNKVLNATIRDATFNARIAEFGAVSVAPALATPEGLRAHLTKEIALWGPIIAKAGQFAD, encoded by the coding sequence ATGAAACTGAAAACCGCCGCCTGGTCTGTCGGGCTGCCCCTGTGCCTGCTGTCCGCCGCGAGCAGCGGGCAAGAGTATCCGACGCGCCCGGTGTCGGTAATCGTTCCCTTTGCGGCCGGCGGGCCGACCGACACGATGGCGCGACTGCTCGCGCAGCAGTTCCAGGCATCCTTCAAGCAGACCGTCGTGGTCGAGAATGCGCCTGGCGCCGGCGGCACCATCGGCGTCAACAAGGTCGTACGCGCCACGCCGGACGGCTATACGGTACTGCTGATGCACATCGGGATGTCGACCGCTCCAGCGCTGTACAAGCGGCTGCCTTTCGATCCGTTGAAAGACCTCGAACCGATCGGCCAGGTCGCCGACGTGCCGATGACCCTGTTGACGCGTGCGAACCTGCCGGTCACCGGCCTGAAAGACCTGATCACCTATCTTAAGGGCAACCGCGACAAGACCACGATCGCCAATGCCGGGCTGGGCGCCGCGTCGCACCTCTGCGGCCTGTTGTTCATGAGTTCTATCGGCATCGACCTCACCACCGTCGCCTACAAGGGGACGGCGCCGGCCATGAGCGATCTCCTCGGCGGGCAGGTGGATGTTCTCTGCGACCAGACCAGCAATACGGTCAGCCAGATCAAGGCCGGCAAGGTCCGCGCCATAGGGGTCACGTCTCCGAAGCGCCTGGCGCAGTTGCCCGATGTGCCGACGTTGGCCGAGCAGGGCCTGAGCGGTTTCGAACTCAACGTCTGGCACGGCCTGTACGCCCCCCGGGGAACGCCCCGGCCGGTACTCGAGCGCCTGAACAAGGTCCTGAACGCCACCATCAGGGATGCGACGTTCAATGCCCGCATCGCCGAGTTCGGGGCCGTCAGCGTGGCTCCTGCGCTGGCGA